The nucleotide sequence GTGTCGAGCCTGAACGAGTCGAACAATCTGTCGGAAGTGGGTGTCTTCACTGCCCCTGGCCTCAGGCCCGTGTCGACGATCACGCTCCGGGACACTCAGGAGGACGTCCTCCAGGAGACCGGCGACGGCAGTCGGATCATCGCCAGCGGCGGCTACGACGTCACCTCGATCGACCCGACGACCCTGGCCACGTCGACCATCGGCGGAATCGCCGAGGGCGTCGTCCCGATTCCGGGAAGCTCCAAGGTCTACTTCGGCAACCCTCCGCGCATAAACGACCCCGACCCGTACGCCGTCGACTGGAGCTCTTTCGGTGAGGTGGAGGACGCCGCCGCGGGAAAGACCGTCAGCATGTACCACCCGGGGGCCGACGGCTTCCTCGCCGACGAGGCCGTGATCGTGGGCGACCACGACCTGTACTTCCCCGGTCCTTCTGCGACCTCCGGACAGGGCGACATCGACCACCTCGACCTCAATGAGGGCTACAGCCAGGTGGCCGTGTCACGTCACGCGGGGCCCGACCGCTACACGACCGCTGTCGACGTCGCCGAGTACGCGGCTCTCGATGCCAACTCCCGACGCACCTCGACTCTCTTCCTCGTCAGCGGCGAGGAGTACCCGGACGCCCTGAGCGCGGGGCCGGTCGCCTCGCACGAGGGAGGACAAGTCCTCTTGACGACCAAGACCACGCTCCCGAATGCCGTCATCAGCTACATCACCCACTTCATCCCCCACAAGATCGTGATAGTCGGCAGCACGGCGTCGATCTCCCAACACGTCGCCGACGAGGCGAAGACCCTGACCCACGGGCACATCCCCGTGGAGCGTGTGGCAGGTGCCGACCGCTATGCGACATCGCGCGCGCTGGTGACGGACTTCTTCGGGTCGAGGCTGAAGCACGTCTGGATCGCCACCGGCCGCGACTTCCCGGATGCGCTGGCGACGGTGTCGGCGGCGAGCTTCAAGAACGAGCCGCTGATCTTGGTCGACGGATCCCGGTCGACGCTCGACTCGACCACCGCCGCCTACCTCCGTCACGAGGGAGTCACGTCCATCACGGTGGTCGGATCGGAGTCCTCGGTCAGCACCGGCGTCGCACAGGGTCTAGCGTCCATCGCACCCGTCGCACGGATCTCGGGCTCGGATCGCTACGAGACGTCCAAGGCTGGGAACGACTCGGTGTTCCCTCGGGCGACGACGGCGACCGCCGTCCTGACGACCGGAGAGGGTTGGGCAGACGCGCTCGCCGGTGACCAGCTCGCCGCACCGCTGCACTCCCCCATGGAGCTCGTGCCGCCGACCTGTCTCCCGGACGACTTCGCCGAGCAGCTTTCCGCGCATCCCGGCGTGAATGTGCACCTCCTGGGCGGCACCCCGTCGCTGTCCACCGAGATCGCGAACTTCGCCGCGTGCTGAGACCTCGTGCGTCCCAAGGAATCCAGATGAATACGATCCGTCGTCGTCCCACCCGCCTCCTGACCGCAGGAGCCGCGGCACTGCTGCTCGTGGCCGGCGTCACGGCGCTCGGTGCCGCCCCCGCCTCCGCCACGACGGTCATCTCGGGGCAAGCCTCGCATCACGATCTGCCGATCAAACCGACTCAGCTCGCCGCCTCGCCCGACGGGACCGCCATCTACGCGGCGACGAACAGCCCAACGATCCTGGTCATCGACCCCGTCACAGTGACGGTGAAGCGCACCATCGTGCTTCCAGCCCCAGTCACGAACATCGTCGTGACGTCGGCGGGAGACATCGACTCGATCGCGCTGAATTCAGACGCATCGTCGTCACCCGAATCGCTGTACGACATCGACCCACAGACGGGCAGCTGGGTGGCCACGCCGCTGCCCTCCGGTTTCCTCCCGTGGGCGTGGACCGTCACGCCCGACGGGACGACGGCCGTGCTGGCCGCAAACACGGTCGACTCGGACGGCGTGCTGTCGGGTTCCGAGGACGTCGTCGTTCATCCACAAGCCGGAACCCTCGGGGCCGTCACGACGTTACCCAACCTCGTTCGACCCTGGGAGGTCGCCATTACGCCCGACGGCTCCGAGTACATGACCGTGACCGAAATCGACGCGACGAAGCCAAGGGGGCACGGAGGAATCGCACTCGTCGACGCGGCGAGCGGATCCGTCCTGGCGACGCTCGATTCCGGAACCGCGTCGTCTCCGACCGGCGCCCTGGCCTCCCCTGACGGGAGCCGCTTCTTCGCCTCCTTCGGCCGCGCTGCAGGGGAAGGCACTGACATTGCGCCAGTCCTCGTCATCGACACGGCGACCTCATCGATCGTCTCGACCATCGACGTCCCGGGTTTCTACCTCGGCGAGAGAAACCTCGGATCGGGACAAGAGACCTATCCGCCGTCCGGCGGAGTGGTCCTGGCGGGTGACGGATCGACAGTCCTGGCGACGACCGATACCCACACGGCTTTCATCGATCCCACGACGCTCGACACGCACCTCGTCACGTGGGGTGACGCGGAGAACGCTCCGGTCGTGGTGCCCGGCTCCGACGACGTCTACATCGACGGCGACGAGTTCACGACGAATGGCGTGGCCTCTTCGACCCGTCGGGCGTACTCCTCCGGCCTCGACTTCGGCAGCACCATCGCTCTCCCCGGCGATCACGACCTCTTCTCTCCCAGTGCATCGCTCGACGGAGCACCGGGCGCCCTCGCTCACCTCGACCTGGCCGCGTTCCTCAGTTCGGTCAACGTTGACCGTATTGAAGGATCGGATCGGTACGTCACGACCTCGATGGTGGCCGACGCGTCGAAGTCGACGAACTCGGGCGTGCTGTACCTCACCAGCGGCGAGGAGTACCCGGACTCGTTGAGCGCGGGGCCGGCCGTCACGCACACTGACGCGCGTCTCCTGCTGACGACGCCGACCAGCCTGCCCCAGGTCGACAAGTCGTACCTGACTTATCGACCCGTGAAGAAGGTGGTGATCGTCGGCAGCACGGCATCGATCTCCGCGAAGGTCCAGGCGCAGGTCAGGTCCGTCACGCACGGCAAGATCCCAGTGGTTCGCATCGCGGGTGCCGACCGATACGCCACGTCTCGGGCACTGATCCGAAATGCCTTCGGCTCCAGGCTGTCGCACGTCTGGATCGCTACCGGCCGCGACTTCCCTGACGCTCTGGCCACGGTGTCGGCGGCGAGCCACGAGAACGAGCCACTCCTCCTCGTCGACGGCTCACGAACGACCCTCGACGCGTCGACTGCGGCCTTTCTGAAAGGCGAGGGCGTGAGCTCGATCACTGTCGTCGGAGCGGAATCGTCCGTGACGGCCGGCGTGATGAACGGCCTCCAGGCCCTCGCTCCCACGACTCGTGTTGCCGGACAAGACCGCTACGCGACGTCGCAGGCCGTTCTCGACTCGGCGTTCGGAACGTCGCGCTCTCGCGTCGTGCTCACCTCGGGCGCGAACTGGCCGGATGCACTCGGCGGCAATCAGTTCGCGGCCTCTCTGGGCGCCCCGATGGCACTGGTGAAGCCCACCTGCGTGCCGGATCCTCTGGCCGAGCAGGTCGCCGCAAGTCCCGGGCACGACGTCGACCTCCTCGGTGGACTCCCTTCTCTCAACGCCGAAGTCGGCAACTTCGCCGCCTGCTGATGTCCCGTCGCGCCCAAGGAACCAGAATGAGTCCGCTCCGCCGTCGCCCCACCCGCCTCCTGGCCGCAGGAGCCGCGGCACTGCTGCTCGTGGCCGGTGTCGCGACGCTCGGTGCCGCGCCCGCCTCCGCCGCGCCTACCGACACCGTTGATCACTATCCAGGCCAAGGGACGACCTACAGCCTGCCGCTCCCGCCGATTCACATCGTCGCGGCGAGCGACGGGTCGGAGATCTACGCGGCCACGGGAACGAACGTGATGATGGTGATCAGTCCTCAAACCGAGCACGTCATCAGGGAGATCACGCTTCCCGGTCGCGTCGGTTTCATGACGCTCACCAATACAGGGATGCTCGACGCCCTGGCTCAACCCGCCGCCGGCAGCACGGCTCCATACTCGTTCTTGGAGATCTCACCGTCGACAGGAGAAACGACCGCCACCTCATTCCCCACGGGATTCGTTCCCAAGAACTTCGCCGTGACGCCGGACGGTTCGA is from Frondihabitans australicus and encodes:
- a CDS encoding cell wall-binding repeat-containing protein; its protein translation is MGESQPIAGRRRARKTRRAHPAVAAGAAALLLVAGVTALGAAPASAAPAPAAPTSSAETSTTYPTASRHALPIEPTQLLASHDGSVIYAPTGTTRLLVIDPKTIEVIRTITLPDVVSTLRLTSTGHLVGLAGSGTAADPETVVDVDPSTGVSTTTALPTGAAHNGLAVTPDGSTAAAATLSEDATTKAYTFEVTILHPASGAVITTRSVSAAVNPNGMTLSVDGSTLYGAARFMPGEASGDSALLAMDSTSGAVTATAALSGIVPSNVLVSPDGSRVFVSSLNESNNLSEVGVFTAPGLRPVSTITLRDTQEDVLQETGDGSRIIASGGYDVTSIDPTTLATSTIGGIAEGVVPIPGSSKVYFGNPPRINDPDPYAVDWSSFGEVEDAAAGKTVSMYHPGADGFLADEAVIVGDHDLYFPGPSATSGQGDIDHLDLNEGYSQVAVSRHAGPDRYTTAVDVAEYAALDANSRRTSTLFLVSGEEYPDALSAGPVASHEGGQVLLTTKTTLPNAVISYITHFIPHKIVIVGSTASISQHVADEAKTLTHGHIPVERVAGADRYATSRALVTDFFGSRLKHVWIATGRDFPDALATVSAASFKNEPLILVDGSRSTLDSTTAAYLRHEGVTSITVVGSESSVSTGVAQGLASIAPVARISGSDRYETSKAGNDSVFPRATTATAVLTTGEGWADALAGDQLAAPLHSPMELVPPTCLPDDFAEQLSAHPGVNVHLLGGTPSLSTEIANFAAC
- a CDS encoding cell wall-binding repeat-containing protein → MNTIRRRPTRLLTAGAAALLLVAGVTALGAAPASATTVISGQASHHDLPIKPTQLAASPDGTAIYAATNSPTILVIDPVTVTVKRTIVLPAPVTNIVVTSAGDIDSIALNSDASSSPESLYDIDPQTGSWVATPLPSGFLPWAWTVTPDGTTAVLAANTVDSDGVLSGSEDVVVHPQAGTLGAVTTLPNLVRPWEVAITPDGSEYMTVTEIDATKPRGHGGIALVDAASGSVLATLDSGTASSPTGALASPDGSRFFASFGRAAGEGTDIAPVLVIDTATSSIVSTIDVPGFYLGERNLGSGQETYPPSGGVVLAGDGSTVLATTDTHTAFIDPTTLDTHLVTWGDAENAPVVVPGSDDVYIDGDEFTTNGVASSTRRAYSSGLDFGSTIALPGDHDLFSPSASLDGAPGALAHLDLAAFLSSVNVDRIEGSDRYVTTSMVADASKSTNSGVLYLTSGEEYPDSLSAGPAVTHTDARLLLTTPTSLPQVDKSYLTYRPVKKVVIVGSTASISAKVQAQVRSVTHGKIPVVRIAGADRYATSRALIRNAFGSRLSHVWIATGRDFPDALATVSAASHENEPLLLVDGSRTTLDASTAAFLKGEGVSSITVVGAESSVTAGVMNGLQALAPTTRVAGQDRYATSQAVLDSAFGTSRSRVVLTSGANWPDALGGNQFAASLGAPMALVKPTCVPDPLAEQVAASPGHDVDLLGGLPSLNAEVGNFAAC